The following are from one region of the Lacinutrix sp. Bg11-31 genome:
- a CDS encoding peptidylprolyl isomerase: protein MRVLLILSFLLLFNCEDKQTKPKPVEKKVVKIDTIIPKAEEIVIEIDSSKLTLEERYLPLNDDNAMDFFAEYGKINKENKVRIYTQYGNIDLELFNNVQYHRANFIFLTKNKAFDGTQFHRVVKNFVIQGGNSDEPEVLKKRRKMGRYLLPPDVRHGYKHKRGVISIPSGEIKNAYKLASPFEFFITQSNQFHLDGEYTAFGRVTSGMEVVDKIAEQEVDGGHWPMHNIYIDKVVVID, encoded by the coding sequence ATGAGAGTACTTTTAATACTTAGTTTTTTACTTTTATTTAATTGTGAAGATAAACAAACTAAACCTAAACCTGTTGAGAAAAAAGTTGTAAAAATCGATACTATTATACCAAAAGCAGAAGAAATAGTAATAGAAATAGACAGTTCTAAACTTACATTAGAAGAACGTTATCTTCCTTTAAACGATGATAATGCCATGGATTTCTTTGCAGAATATGGCAAAATTAATAAAGAAAATAAAGTACGTATTTATACCCAATATGGTAATATAGATTTAGAGCTATTTAACAATGTGCAATACCATAGAGCAAATTTTATCTTTCTTACAAAAAACAAGGCTTTCGATGGTACGCAGTTTCATCGTGTGGTAAAAAACTTTGTAATTCAAGGAGGCAATAGCGATGAGCCTGAAGTTTTAAAAAAACGCAGAAAAATGGGCCGTTATCTTTTACCTCCAGATGTTAGACATGGTTACAAACACAAACGTGGTGTGATTTCCATACCTAGTGGAGAAATTAAAAATGCTTACAAATTAGCATCTCCTTTCGAGTTTTTTATTACACAAAGTAATCAGTTTCATTTGGATGGAGAATACACCGCTTTTGGACGTGTAACTAGTGGTATGGAAGTGGTAGATAAAATAGCAGAACAAGAAGTTGATGGAGGACATTGGCCAATGCATAATATCTATATTGATAAGGTTGTGGTAATTGATTAG
- a CDS encoding DUF4350 domain-containing protein, translating into MDKRSKIALFSIGAIILFMIIAEIVKPKALSWRDSYNSQDKIPLGCYVLYNELETFSSNAIITNTKDFYSSSKSLDSTKKSTAIFINKNISFYGEEADAILNYVSRGNTALISTSSFYGKIADTLNIETENIYSSLIKKETEQDFTNPRLGDNKTTFKDVIENSYFTSIDTLKTTVLGTVYNEDFDKEEINFIKVEFGENNGAFFIHTNPFAFTNYHLLNNNENYAATVLSYLPKGQIIWDDYYKSGRRVIQSPLRYILSQSPLKWAFYLSLITLIIFVLFKSKRTQRIVPVIEPLKNTTVEFTKTIGGLYFQNNEYTNIIDKKITFFLENIRTQYYLNTTNLNSDFIEKLTLKSDKSPTEVKALIDLIKYCKQKIVHTENDLIVLNTKFEEFLNNED; encoded by the coding sequence ATGGATAAGCGTTCAAAAATAGCATTGTTTAGCATTGGCGCAATTATCTTGTTCATGATTATTGCCGAAATTGTAAAACCCAAAGCCTTAAGCTGGAGAGATTCTTACAACTCTCAAGACAAAATACCATTAGGCTGTTATGTATTATATAATGAATTAGAAACATTCTCTAGCAACGCTATTATTACCAATACAAAAGATTTTTATTCAAGTTCTAAGTCCTTAGATTCTACAAAAAAATCAACAGCTATTTTTATAAATAAAAACATCTCTTTTTATGGAGAAGAAGCAGATGCTATATTAAATTATGTAAGTCGTGGAAATACAGCATTAATTTCGACATCTAGTTTTTATGGTAAAATTGCAGATACATTAAACATTGAAACAGAAAACATTTACAGTAGTCTTATTAAAAAAGAAACAGAGCAAGACTTCACCAATCCTAGATTAGGAGATAACAAAACTACTTTTAAAGATGTAATCGAGAATAGTTATTTTACTTCAATAGACACTTTAAAAACCACTGTTTTAGGCACCGTTTACAATGAAGATTTTGATAAAGAAGAAATAAATTTTATTAAAGTGGAATTTGGAGAAAACAATGGTGCTTTCTTTATACACACAAATCCTTTTGCTTTTACTAATTATCATTTATTAAATAATAATGAAAATTATGCAGCAACCGTTTTATCTTACTTACCTAAAGGGCAAATAATTTGGGACGATTATTACAAATCTGGACGTAGAGTTATACAAAGTCCGTTGCGTTATATCTTATCGCAATCGCCTTTAAAATGGGCTTTCTATTTATCATTAATAACCTTAATAATTTTTGTGCTTTTTAAAAGCAAACGTACGCAACGTATTGTTCCTGTTATAGAACCACTAAAAAACACAACAGTAGAATTCACAAAAACTATTGGAGGTTTATATTTTCAGAATAATGAATACACTAATATTATAGATAAAAAAATCACCTTTTTCCTAGAAAATATTAGAACACAATACTATTTAAACACAACCAATTTAAATAGCGATTTTATAGAGAAACTTACGCTTAAATCGGATAAATCACCTACAGAGGTAAAAGCATTAATAGATTTAATAAAG
- a CDS encoding stage II sporulation protein M has translation MREASFVKQNKEKWIAFEKSLHNNIKINPDTLASYYIQLTNDLAYAQTYYPESKTLSYLNSLASQAHQKIYITKKETSNKIVSFWKYEFPLFFKQYHKTLLYTFLFFMAAVVIGAVSTLNDDSFVRLILGDAYVNMTIENIEKGEPMAVYKSSGEIGMFLGITINNIRVGIFAFAMGILFSVGTIYVLFSNGIMLGAFITFFYNHGVLEKTSTVWLHGTIEISVIVIAGCAGLVMGNSFLFPKTYSRRVSFMKGAKDGLKIMVSTFPFFIIAGFIEGFITRYGDNMHWVISYSIILASVALISYYYIFYPILLNRKLKLN, from the coding sequence ATGCGTGAGGCATCTTTTGTGAAGCAAAATAAGGAAAAATGGATTGCATTTGAAAAATCATTGCATAATAATATTAAAATAAATCCAGACACCTTAGCTTCATATTATATTCAGCTAACAAACGATTTGGCTTATGCACAAACGTATTATCCTGAGAGTAAAACGTTATCCTACTTAAATTCGTTAGCTTCACAAGCACATCAAAAAATTTATATCACAAAAAAAGAAACAAGCAATAAAATTGTTTCCTTTTGGAAATACGAGTTTCCTTTGTTTTTTAAACAATACCATAAAACCTTATTATATACCTTTTTGTTTTTTATGGCAGCTGTAGTTATTGGAGCTGTTTCAACTCTAAACGACGATAGTTTTGTTCGCCTAATTTTAGGCGATGCTTATGTTAACATGACCATTGAAAACATAGAAAAAGGCGAACCAATGGCTGTTTATAAAAGCAGCGGAGAAATTGGGATGTTTTTAGGTATTACAATTAACAATATACGTGTAGGTATTTTTGCTTTTGCAATGGGTATTTTATTTAGCGTAGGTACTATTTATGTATTGTTTAGTAATGGTATTATGCTTGGCGCTTTTATTACTTTTTTCTACAATCATGGTGTTCTAGAAAAAACCTCTACTGTTTGGCTTCATGGTACTATTGAAATTTCTGTAATAGTAATTGCAGGATGTGCAGGACTTGTAATGGGAAATAGCTTTTTATTCCCAAAAACATATTCCAGACGTGTTTCCTTTATGAAAGGTGCTAAAGATGGTTTAAAAATAATGGTAAGTACTTTTCCGTTTTTTATAATTGCTGGTTTTATTGAAGGCTTTATAACAAGGTATGGAGATAATATGCATTGGGTAATTTCTTATAGTATTATCTTAGCTTCAGTAGCATTAATTAGCTATTACTATATTTTTTATCCTATTTTGCTTAACCGAAAACTAAAACTTAATTGA
- a CDS encoding 1-acyl-sn-glycerol-3-phosphate acyltransferase has protein sequence MGLFKRNPFGHILFLKKWLIRLLGVLSHRRFRGFNNLQIEGSEIIKNLPDTNVLFISNHQTYFADVFSMFHVFNASLSNRGDSIKNVGYLWNPKLNLYYVAAKETMKSGLLPKIFAYTGSISIERTWRSKGENVNRQVKMSDISAISKALDDGWVITFPQGTTTPFKPIRKGTAHIIKRYKPIVVPIVIDGFRRSFDKKGLYIKKKNVYQTFEIKKPLDIDYENESIDSIVEKIEYAIEQHPSFLKVIPQEELLAQEELNKKREWLDS, from the coding sequence ATGGGTTTATTTAAACGAAATCCTTTCGGACATATATTATTTTTAAAAAAGTGGCTTATTAGACTCCTTGGAGTATTATCTCACAGGCGCTTTCGTGGTTTTAATAATCTACAGATTGAAGGTTCTGAAATTATAAAAAACTTACCAGATACTAACGTCCTTTTTATCTCTAATCATCAAACGTACTTTGCAGATGTATTCTCAATGTTTCATGTGTTTAATGCGAGTTTAAGTAATAGAGGAGATTCTATTAAAAATGTTGGTTACCTATGGAATCCAAAATTAAACTTGTATTACGTTGCAGCCAAAGAGACTATGAAATCTGGTCTACTACCTAAAATATTTGCTTATACAGGATCTATTAGTATAGAACGTACATGGAGAAGCAAGGGCGAAAATGTAAACAGGCAAGTAAAAATGAGTGATATTTCTGCCATTTCAAAAGCTTTAGACGATGGTTGGGTAATTACATTTCCGCAAGGCACAACAACTCCATTTAAGCCTATTCGTAAAGGAACAGCGCATATTATAAAACGCTACAAACCAATTGTTGTACCTATTGTAATAGATGGATTTAGACGTTCTTTCGATAAAAAAGGACTGTACATAAAAAAGAAAAATGTATATCAAACTTTCGAAATTAAAAAACCTTTAGATATTGATTACGAAAACGAATCTATAGATAGTATTGTAGAGAAAATAGAATATGCTATCGAGCAGCATCCTTCATTTTTAAAAGTAATTCCGCAGGAAGAATTATTGGCTCAAGAAGAGTTAAATAAGAAGCGTGAGTGGTTGGATAGTTAA
- a CDS encoding RDD family protein, translating to MSNLAINTAQNVNLDYKLIGLGERLLAFLIDGIILFTYISIMENLVSLSDIFEIDDWGKRGLLGLITLPALFYSVLCHIIFDGKTIGKMIMKIKVVRLDGSPTQWYNLFVRWMLRLIDIWMFFGSIGTLSILFSEKKQRIGDAAAGTVVISTKNKHKISSTILEDLVEDYQPVFTNVTQLKDKDVRIIKETFNIAKKANDYKTFIILRNKICEILNIESKMYDKDFVETILKDYNYYTQNM from the coding sequence ATGAGCAATTTAGCAATTAACACTGCGCAAAATGTAAACTTAGATTACAAACTTATTGGGCTAGGAGAAAGGCTGCTTGCTTTTTTAATAGACGGAATTATTCTGTTTACCTATATATCTATAATGGAAAACCTAGTGTCTCTTTCAGATATTTTCGAAATTGATGATTGGGGAAAACGAGGTTTGTTAGGCTTAATTACATTACCAGCTTTGTTCTATTCTGTATTATGTCATATTATTTTCGATGGAAAAACCATTGGTAAAATGATAATGAAAATTAAAGTTGTGCGTCTTGATGGTTCGCCTACGCAATGGTATAATTTATTTGTACGTTGGATGTTGCGTTTAATAGATATCTGGATGTTTTTTGGATCTATAGGGACTTTAAGTATTTTATTTTCTGAAAAAAAACAACGTATTGGAGATGCAGCTGCAGGAACTGTGGTTATTTCCACTAAAAATAAACATAAAATTTCGAGCACCATTTTAGAAGATTTAGTTGAAGATTATCAACCTGTGTTTACAAACGTTACGCAGTTAAAAGATAAAGATGTTAGAATAATTAAAGAGACTTTTAATATTGCTAAAAAAGCGAACGATTATAAAACGTTTATTATTTTAAGAAATAAAATTTGCGAAATTTTAAATATTGAAAGTAAAATGTACGATAAGGATTTTGTTGAAACCATTTTAAAAGATTATAATTATTACACCCAAAACATGTAA
- a CDS encoding DUF1569 domain-containing protein: MKNIFNKEITNEVVTKIEALTATTQPNWGKMNVSQMLAHCCVAYEMVYTDKHPKPNALVRTMLKLFVKKAVVNEKPYSKNGRTAPQFIIADTRDFEIEKKRLVDFIIKTQELGEDYFEGKESHSFGKLTATEWNNSFYKHLDHHLTQFGV; encoded by the coding sequence ATGAAAAATATTTTTAATAAAGAAATCACTAACGAAGTCGTTACTAAAATTGAAGCTTTAACAGCTACTACACAACCAAATTGGGGAAAAATGAATGTTTCGCAAATGTTAGCACATTGTTGTGTCGCTTACGAAATGGTTTATACAGATAAGCATCCCAAGCCTAATGCATTGGTGAGAACAATGTTAAAACTGTTTGTAAAAAAAGCAGTTGTAAACGAAAAGCCTTATTCTAAAAACGGAAGAACAGCACCTCAATTTATAATTGCAGATACTAGAGATTTTGAAATAGAAAAAAAACGATTGGTAGATTTTATAATAAAAACTCAAGAGTTAGGCGAAGATTATTTTGAAGGTAAAGAATCTCATTCTTTTGGGAAATTAACTGCAACAGAATGGAATAACTCTTTCTACAAGCATTTAGATCATCATTTAACACAGTTTGGAGTCTAG
- a CDS encoding CoA pyrophosphatase, producing the protein MKFESFLKSIVKIENLPLPAETSQFKMSPPYRADLIKLQAKRIANARKSAVMALFYPNAEGETYLILILRKTYKGVHSAQVGFPGGKLEANETNKQAALRETEEEIGVEQNTITVLKELTQMYIPPSNFYVKPFIGIVDKTPEFIKQNTEVEALLEVKLSDFLDEKIITTKTVTLANGLKVSVPAYRLNNHLVWGATAMMLSEVKDLLKASFK; encoded by the coding sequence ATGAAATTTGAATCGTTTTTAAAATCTATTGTAAAAATAGAGAATTTACCACTGCCAGCCGAAACTTCACAGTTTAAAATGTCGCCTCCTTATAGAGCAGATTTAATAAAGCTACAAGCTAAAAGAATAGCGAATGCAAGAAAAAGTGCTGTTATGGCATTGTTTTATCCAAATGCAGAAGGTGAAACTTACCTTATTTTAATTTTAAGAAAAACTTATAAAGGAGTACATTCTGCACAAGTAGGATTTCCAGGAGGTAAACTAGAAGCTAACGAAACCAATAAACAAGCGGCTTTACGTGAAACCGAAGAAGAAATAGGAGTAGAGCAAAATACCATTACTGTTTTAAAAGAATTAACCCAAATGTATATTCCGCCAAGTAATTTTTATGTGAAACCATTTATTGGGATTGTAGACAAAACGCCCGAATTTATAAAACAAAACACAGAAGTAGAGGCGCTTTTAGAAGTAAAACTAAGCGATTTTTTAGATGAAAAAATAATAACAACCAAAACAGTTACGCTAGCTAATGGCTTAAAGGTGAGTGTTCCAGCTTATCGTTTGAATAATCATTTAGTTTGGGGAGCAACAGCTATGATGCTTAGTGAAGTGAAAGACTTGTTAAAGGCTAGCTTTAAATAG
- a CDS encoding RNA polymerase sigma factor, protein MNKELEHSFVELLEKHQNIVHKVCRLYTNNYDAHNDLFQEITIQLWKAYPKFRGDAKFSTWMYRVGLNTAITLYRKSKRTINTTQFDTVQFKIKAEDYDDTEEQQLKLLYSAVHQLNDIEKALVFLYLEDKNYKEISETMGISEVNARVKMNRVKNKLRTILNP, encoded by the coding sequence TTGAATAAAGAACTCGAACATAGTTTTGTAGAATTACTGGAAAAACACCAGAACATCGTGCATAAAGTCTGTAGATTATACACCAATAACTACGATGCGCATAACGACTTGTTCCAGGAAATTACCATACAATTATGGAAGGCTTACCCGAAATTTCGTGGTGATGCTAAGTTTAGTACTTGGATGTATCGCGTTGGTTTAAATACAGCTATTACATTATATAGAAAGTCTAAACGAACGATTAACACTACGCAGTTTGATACTGTGCAGTTTAAAATTAAGGCTGAGGATTATGATGATACCGAGGAGCAGCAATTAAAGCTATTGTATAGTGCTGTACACCAATTAAATGATATTGAAAAAGCGCTTGTTTTCCTTTATTTGGAAGATAAGAATTATAAAGAAATTAGTGAAACAATGGGTATTAGCGAAGTGAATGCTAGAGTGAAGATGAATAGAGTGAAAAATAAGTTAAGAACCATTTTAAATCCGTAA
- a CDS encoding trimeric intracellular cation channel family protein, with protein sequence MFYFIDILGTFAFSISGVLVALNKRMDAFGVLIIAFVTAVGGGTLRDVLIGETPVSWMKDMTFVYVVLASTILAVIFKTKIDYLRKSLFLFDTIGIGLYTVVGIEKGINAGLHPIICIALGTMSACFGGVIRDILCNEIPVIFRKEVYATACIIGGIVYFIIKRLPIEGNLVFIIAGLVVIVIRILAVKFKLRLPSLYR encoded by the coding sequence ATGTTCTATTTTATCGACATATTAGGAACCTTTGCATTCTCCATTTCTGGTGTATTAGTTGCACTTAACAAAAGAATGGATGCCTTTGGTGTTCTCATTATTGCATTTGTAACAGCAGTTGGAGGTGGTACATTACGCGATGTGCTAATTGGAGAAACACCAGTAAGTTGGATGAAGGATATGACCTTTGTTTACGTGGTATTAGCATCAACAATTCTAGCAGTTATTTTTAAAACTAAAATCGATTACCTACGTAAGTCACTATTCTTATTCGATACTATTGGAATTGGTTTGTACACAGTAGTTGGAATAGAGAAAGGTATTAATGCAGGTTTACACCCAATTATTTGTATTGCTTTAGGTACAATGTCTGCTTGTTTTGGAGGTGTAATTCGTGATATTTTATGTAATGAAATTCCTGTAATTTTTAGAAAAGAAGTGTACGCAACAGCCTGTATTATTGGAGGTATTGTTTACTTTATTATTAAACGCTTACCAATAGAAGGTAATCTGGTATTTATAATTGCAGGTTTGGTAGTTATAGTAATACGTATTTTAGCTGTAAAGTTTAAGTTGAGGTTGCCAAGTTTGTATCGATAG